The Triticum aestivum cultivar Chinese Spring chromosome 7B, IWGSC CS RefSeq v2.1, whole genome shotgun sequence genome window below encodes:
- the LOC123162864 gene encoding E3 ubiquitin-protein ligase Os06g0535400: MDLPWLDLPFTFLTLLLATRLAYDYYGVVAATFAGSFALQIFLFYCFARWYRHTMGARAELLPSTSQQHDDGSPPVLTPLLETSSGAGAAAAAGALLANRCLAFVFMVFVPLIIVVFERSQADVVAYALCLANIVVMVVWLSPETPDSMSATKSFLGLSDDEDEESGCGGSPAGAEDKCCVCLAGMREEQALRDLPRCGHRFHEKCIGKWLKTGHPTCPVCRALVLPPPAVHADPLDDSVSPV; encoded by the coding sequence atggATTTACCGTGGCTGGACCTCCCCTTCACCTTCCTCACGCTGCTCTTGGCCACCCGCCTGGCGTACGACTACTACGGCGTCGTCGCCGCCACCTTCGCCGGCAGCTTCGCCCTCCAGATCTTCCTCTTCTACTGCTTCGCCCGGTGGTACCGCCATACCATGggcgcccgcgccgagctgctcccGTCGACGTCGCAGCAGCACGACGACGGATCCCCGCCCGTCCTGACCCCGCTGCTGGAGACGTCGAGCGGAGctggcgccgccgcggccgcgggTGCCTTGCTGGCCAACCGGTGCCTGGCCTTCGTGTTCATGGTGTTCGTCCcgctcatcatcgtcgtcttcgagCGGAGCCAGGCGGACGTCGTCGCCTACGCGCTCTGCCTCGCCAACATAGTCGTCATGGTCGTCTGGCTCTCGCCGGAGACGCCCGACTCGATGTCGGCCACCAAGTCGTTCCTGGGGCTcagcgacgacgaggacgaggagagCGGCTGCGGCGGCAGCCCCGCCGGCGCCGAGGACAAGTGCTGCGTCTGCCTCGCCGGCATGCGGGAGGAGCAGGCCCTCCGGGACCTGCCGCGGTGCGGGCACCGGTTCCATGAGAAGTGCATCGGCAAGTGGCTCAAGACCGGGCACCCGACATGCCCCGTGTGCCGGGCGTTGGTCTTGCCACCGCCGGCCGTGCACGCGGACCCGCTCGATGACTCTGTTAGCCCCGTCTAG